In Flavobacterium sp. CBA20B-1, one DNA window encodes the following:
- a CDS encoding SusC/RagA family TonB-linked outer membrane protein codes for MRSKFTWILTLFFALMMQVGFAQKQVTGVVRTEYGDPIPGATVMIVGTKLGTDTNLEGEYTLSLKKGDRIQVNYEGYKPATVTVSDSNILNVTLIEADFTDLGPGLVVDIYRTTSKEENANAVSSVTSKTIEGRPNASIIQTLQGQVPGLNIMTGSGQPGATSQVTLRGPGSINGSTEPLYVIDGIPMSSNRFRSLNPNEIDRVDILKDAGATAIYGNRGANGVIVITTKRGSFESDLSIRYIGTTGVSSIQRNQYNLMNTAEYDDFVRTARGYYPGIGSNLTAAQRAIDTKWTDVFFNDAIQQTHTVTFSAGAKNLSTFTSVGYSEFGGILKNTDLKRFNLRTNLDGKNNSGRLTYGTTFNANYSKSNMENSAGSNGVNQNYFLGAFQSLPYLNPNNYSNGFNLYDDYRNGRVGISDGMPLFLLDKLNTTGFGQNELKLLVNGNISYKLSDHFKLSNQSGVDYQNINQNSWTRYDAFNEYLFGVPQNREFFGRVGDIKEERMIFTTNTNLRYENTFNEVHKVTAAAFVEYVKAHFRSSSISKQGFDPIFWSDGGYTGWVGSAVNYQLYAPTAGLSRQDAGLFSYFGTASYDYDRRYGLDATIRRDASFRFTDDNRWGTFWSVAGRWNISNEAFMKDSAINTLKLRGSYGTSGNQDILNTGLFGAAHLYDTRYASGVGYNEELGLALTGLPNRNLQWEVITQANIGVDFGVWNNRLRGSVDVYRKQTDDLYLDTPISAINGSSTINANFGSMKNDGVEVNIAGDLIRKDETNTKLTLRLVGAYNKNEVLEIPTEDGTYWDGSLVGYREGHMFNEFYMAEYLGINPDNGNMMFRSRDGGVTEEPNDGDFQWLNKSAMPIYQGGFGLDFTHKGWFLTADFTYALDAWRYDNEYYFFTAPTLIKQNNLTNDLRDYWTPDNRDASFPALTGSNFSYGSGSSFYLQDASYLRLRFVTLGYNFNPKDLGFMKLSGLRVFAQAENLYTWTKWRGWDAESSRSVDYGQYPTPRTVSFGVEVQF; via the coding sequence ATGAGATCAAAGTTTACTTGGATTTTAACTCTGTTCTTTGCTTTAATGATGCAAGTAGGTTTTGCACAAAAGCAAGTGACTGGAGTTGTAAGGACAGAATACGGTGACCCAATTCCCGGGGCTACTGTAATGATAGTTGGTACTAAATTAGGTACTGATACAAATTTAGAAGGGGAATATACATTATCACTTAAAAAGGGCGATAGAATTCAAGTAAATTACGAAGGATATAAGCCCGCAACCGTTACCGTTTCAGATTCAAACATCTTAAACGTAACTTTAATTGAAGCCGATTTTACAGATTTAGGCCCTGGTTTAGTTGTTGATATTTACAGAACAACATCTAAAGAAGAAAACGCTAATGCAGTATCCTCTGTAACTTCTAAGACAATTGAAGGTCGTCCTAATGCTTCGATTATTCAAACATTACAAGGTCAGGTGCCTGGTTTGAACATTATGACAGGTTCTGGTCAACCCGGTGCTACGAGTCAGGTTACATTACGTGGTCCTGGATCAATTAATGGTTCAACAGAACCTTTGTATGTAATCGATGGTATTCCAATGTCATCAAATCGTTTCCGTTCATTGAACCCTAACGAAATTGATCGTGTGGATATTTTGAAGGATGCTGGTGCAACAGCTATCTACGGTAACCGTGGAGCAAATGGTGTAATTGTTATTACCACTAAAAGAGGTTCTTTTGAATCTGATTTAAGTATCCGATATATCGGAACTACTGGGGTTTCATCTATTCAAAGAAACCAGTATAACTTGATGAATACTGCAGAGTATGATGATTTCGTTCGTACTGCAAGAGGTTATTATCCAGGTATTGGTTCTAATTTAACAGCTGCTCAGCGAGCTATCGATACTAAATGGACGGATGTATTCTTTAACGATGCTATTCAACAAACGCATACTGTTACTTTTAGTGCTGGTGCTAAAAACCTTTCAACGTTTACATCAGTAGGTTACTCTGAATTTGGAGGTATTTTGAAAAATACTGATTTAAAGCGTTTCAACTTAAGAACGAATTTAGATGGTAAAAATAATTCAGGAAGATTAACTTATGGTACTACTTTTAATGCAAATTATTCAAAATCAAACATGGAAAATTCTGCAGGTAGTAATGGTGTAAACCAAAATTACTTTTTAGGTGCATTTCAATCTTTACCATATTTGAATCCAAACAACTACTCAAATGGCTTTAATTTGTATGATGACTATAGAAATGGACGTGTCGGTATATCTGACGGTATGCCTTTATTCTTGTTAGATAAATTAAATACTACTGGTTTTGGTCAAAATGAGTTAAAATTATTAGTTAATGGTAATATTTCTTATAAATTAAGCGATCACTTTAAATTATCTAATCAATCAGGTGTAGATTACCAAAATATCAATCAAAACAGTTGGACGAGATATGATGCTTTTAATGAGTATTTATTTGGTGTCCCACAGAATAGAGAGTTTTTTGGACGTGTTGGTGATATCAAAGAAGAGCGTATGATTTTTACAACAAATACAAATTTACGTTATGAAAATACCTTTAATGAGGTACATAAAGTAACAGCTGCGGCATTTGTAGAATATGTAAAAGCACACTTTAGATCAAGTAGTATCAGTAAACAAGGTTTTGATCCGATCTTTTGGTCAGATGGTGGTTATACCGGTTGGGTAGGTAGTGCAGTTAATTATCAATTATATGCTCCGACAGCTGGTTTATCTAGACAAGATGCAGGTTTGTTCTCATATTTTGGAACAGCTAGTTACGACTATGACAGACGTTATGGTTTAGATGCTACAATTCGTCGTGATGCTTCTTTCCGTTTTACAGATGATAACCGTTGGGGAACATTCTGGTCAGTGGCAGGACGTTGGAATATTAGCAATGAAGCTTTTATGAAAGATTCTGCTATCAATACTCTAAAATTAAGAGGTTCATATGGTACATCTGGTAACCAAGATATCTTGAATACTGGTTTATTTGGTGCTGCTCATTTATATGACACACGTTATGCTTCAGGTGTTGGTTATAATGAAGAGTTGGGCTTAGCTTTAACTGGTTTACCTAATAGAAACTTACAATGGGAAGTTATTACGCAAGCAAATATTGGTGTAGATTTTGGTGTATGGAATAATCGTTTAAGAGGTAGTGTAGATGTGTATAGAAAACAAACAGATGATTTGTATCTTGATACACCAATTTCTGCGATTAACGGATCTTCTACAATCAATGCAAACTTTGGTTCTATGAAAAATGATGGTGTTGAAGTAAACATTGCAGGGGATTTGATTCGTAAAGATGAAACAAATACTAAGTTAACTTTGAGATTAGTTGGTGCTTATAACAAAAACGAAGTGTTAGAAATTCCAACTGAAGATGGTACTTATTGGGACGGAAGTCTAGTAGGTTACCGTGAAGGACACATGTTTAATGAATTTTATATGGCAGAATATCTAGGAATTAATCCTGATAACGGTAACATGATGTTCCGTAGTAGAGATGGTGGTGTTACAGAAGAGCCAAATGATGGAGATTTCCAATGGTTAAATAAATCTGCAATGCCAATTTATCAAGGTGGTTTTGGATTAGACTTTACACATAAGGGCTGGTTCTTAACAGCTGACTTTACTTATGCACTAGATGCATGGAGATACGATAATGAGTATTATTTCTTTACAGCACCTACTTTGATTAAACAAAATAATTTAACGAATGATTTACGTGATTATTGGACACCTGATAACAGAGATGCAAGTTTCCCTGCATTAACAGGATCGAATTTCTCTTACGGTTCAGGTTCATCATTCTATTTACAAGATGCATCTTACCTAAGATTAAGATTCGTAACGTTAGGTTACAACTTTAATCCTAAAGATCTTGGTTTTATGAAGTTGAGTGGTTTAAGAGTTTTTGCACAAGCTGAGAACTTATACACTTGGACTAAATGGAGAGGATGGGATGCTGAAAGTTCAAGATCTGTTGATTATGGACAATATCCAACACCAAGAACAGTTTCTTTCGGTGTAGAAGTTCAATTTTAA
- a CDS encoding S8 family serine peptidase — MKNKITKLFLALLAFSLGNANVQAQEEQRMPDYVLKATNIEYLKKFAQEKAMEYEVNYQKAVEIARSEGKPISGEKDGNAFALFGYDEETGGLIYNTTYNVEGSENMYFNNSAVASSLQTANAKPLHAAGIEGAGMITGVWDGGAGLPNHVAFTGGRYQIKNNANNGSSAEGRSHAAHVAGTVAAGEFGDNTAKGFAYEAIIHAYNGINVNDIPAMTSAATTLVNPIYVSNHSYGLNFSQSGASASIFGQYNSRARDYDELANNAPYYTIVFAAGNDRDANFNPSQPNGKDLLSQAGVSKNIVVVAATQGTEDFSGITGATSVVSVAGVGPFMSSFSNYGPTDDFRIKPDISAKGVNVKSTDNSGLADTSIKSGTSMAAPAVTGVFTLWQGYHNEVRTKYMKSASVRALMAHTARETGPSVGPDFMFGWGLIDAAKGVEIIDEAKAGTAIFEEFEIAQGTTFEYEFSYDGVEPLVATIAWNDPAGTVTPSSTSNLNIKKLVNDLDLRLINMDTNQTYYPWSLVQNMGISHTSSNIATRLVDNARDNIEKIEPQNAAAGNYKLIVSHKGTLQGGMQEYSLIISGAGGIMPATDGTVSLENEVLNNLTLYPNPVNTQLNIEGDLQTLKNANIAIFDVSGKKVKEFNMEFTTNNVNLDVSELNTGIYMIKISKENIQQSYKFIKK, encoded by the coding sequence ATGAAAAATAAAATTACAAAGTTGTTTTTGGCTTTATTAGCATTTTCGTTAGGTAACGCAAATGTGCAAGCACAAGAGGAGCAAAGAATGCCTGATTATGTTCTAAAAGCTACAAATATTGAGTACTTAAAAAAGTTTGCTCAGGAAAAAGCAATGGAATATGAGGTGAATTATCAAAAGGCAGTAGAGATAGCAAGGAGTGAAGGGAAACCTATTTCTGGTGAAAAAGACGGCAATGCTTTTGCTCTATTTGGCTACGATGAAGAAACAGGAGGGCTAATCTATAATACTACATATAATGTAGAAGGGTCTGAAAATATGTATTTTAATAATTCAGCTGTCGCTAGTTCTTTACAAACAGCTAATGCTAAGCCGCTACATGCTGCTGGTATTGAAGGTGCAGGAATGATTACTGGAGTTTGGGACGGTGGTGCTGGCTTACCAAATCACGTAGCTTTCACAGGGGGGCGTTATCAAATAAAAAATAACGCCAATAATGGATCTAGTGCAGAGGGAAGATCTCATGCTGCTCACGTAGCAGGTACTGTTGCTGCAGGAGAATTTGGAGATAATACAGCAAAAGGATTTGCTTACGAGGCGATAATACATGCATATAACGGCATAAATGTTAATGATATCCCTGCTATGACTAGTGCTGCAACTACATTGGTTAATCCTATCTATGTGTCTAATCACTCTTACGGTCTTAATTTTTCACAATCAGGTGCATCAGCATCAATTTTTGGTCAATATAATTCACGAGCTAGAGATTATGATGAATTAGCCAATAATGCACCTTATTATACGATAGTATTCGCCGCAGGAAATGATAGAGATGCTAATTTTAATCCATCTCAACCAAATGGTAAAGATTTATTAAGTCAAGCAGGGGTTTCTAAAAATATAGTTGTAGTTGCTGCTACTCAAGGTACAGAAGATTTTTCAGGAATTACGGGGGCAACGTCTGTTGTTAGTGTAGCAGGCGTAGGGCCATTTATGTCTAGTTTTAGTAACTACGGTCCAACAGATGATTTTAGAATTAAACCTGATATTTCGGCAAAAGGTGTAAATGTGAAGTCTACTGATAATTCTGGGCTGGCGGATACCTCTATTAAAAGCGGTACATCAATGGCTGCTCCAGCAGTAACGGGTGTGTTTACTTTGTGGCAAGGTTATCATAACGAAGTTAGAACAAAGTATATGAAATCGGCATCTGTTCGCGCGTTGATGGCGCATACTGCCAGAGAAACAGGACCGTCAGTAGGACCTGATTTTATGTTTGGTTGGGGGCTGATTGATGCGGCAAAAGGCGTAGAGATTATAGATGAAGCAAAAGCTGGTACCGCTATATTTGAAGAGTTTGAGATTGCGCAAGGAACAACTTTTGAGTATGAGTTTTCTTATGATGGAGTAGAACCATTGGTTGCTACAATTGCATGGAATGATCCTGCAGGTACGGTAACGCCAAGTTCAACATCTAATTTAAACATAAAAAAACTAGTGAATGATTTGGATTTGCGATTAATCAATATGGATACAAATCAAACCTATTATCCTTGGTCATTAGTTCAAAACATGGGGATTTCGCATACGTCATCTAATATAGCAACTCGTCTTGTGGATAATGCTAGAGATAATATTGAAAAAATTGAACCACAAAATGCAGCAGCAGGTAATTACAAATTAATTGTTTCGCATAAAGGTACACTACAAGGAGGTATGCAAGAGTACTCATTAATTATTTCTGGAGCTGGAGGAATTATGCCTGCAACTGATGGTACAGTTTCTTTAGAAAATGAAGTATTGAACAACCTGACGCTTTATCCAAACCCTGTTAATACACAATTAAATATTGAAGGTGATTTGCAAACGCTTAAAAATGCTAATATTGCTATATTTGATGTAAGTGGTAAAAAAGTGAAAGAATTTAATATGGAATTTACTACAAATAATGTAAATCTAGATGTATCTGAATTAAACACTGGAATTTATATGATTAAGATTTCAAAAGAGAATATCCAACAAAGCTATAAGTTCATTAAAAAATAA
- a CDS encoding ribonuclease HII encodes MLLKTFSGLKYEVGTDETGRGCLAGPVTAAAILINPELESELINDSKKLSINSRNQLRHFIEKHSDCFRIAHVYEDVIDEINILNASIKAMHLAVGQLHFEPDFIIVDGNRFKPYKEIPHATIIKGDSKYLSIAAASILAKTYRDEYMLQLHEEFPMYGWDKNMGYPTKKHREAILEYGPCKYHRKTFRLLPEQLVLDLNK; translated from the coding sequence ATGTTATTAAAAACGTTTAGCGGCTTAAAATACGAAGTTGGAACTGATGAAACTGGCAGAGGCTGTTTGGCTGGTCCGGTTACTGCTGCTGCAATACTTATCAATCCGGAATTAGAGAGTGAATTAATTAATGACTCTAAGAAATTATCAATAAATTCTAGAAATCAATTAAGACATTTTATTGAAAAACACAGTGACTGCTTTCGTATTGCGCATGTTTACGAGGATGTTATTGATGAAATTAATATTTTAAATGCATCAATCAAAGCGATGCACTTAGCCGTTGGGCAATTACATTTTGAACCCGACTTTATTATTGTTGATGGCAATCGCTTTAAACCATATAAAGAAATTCCGCACGCTACTATTATTAAAGGTGATAGTAAATATTTAAGTATTGCGGCTGCGTCTATTTTAGCTAAAACATATCGCGATGAATATATGTTACAACTGCACGAAGAATTCCCTATGTATGGTTGGGATAAAAATATGGGTTATCCTACTAAAAAACATCGAGAAGCTATTTTGGAATACGGCCCTTGCAAATACCACCGCAAAACATTTCGCTTATTACCGGAACAATTGGTTTTGGATTTGAATAAATGA
- the lipB gene encoding lipoyl(octanoyl) transferase LipB, with amino-acid sequence MNKQVQIQDLGLKDYKDTWDYQEDLFQNILNLKSQNRKNEHAIQPTPNYLLFVEHPHVYTLGKSGDLAHLLLNEEQLAQKNATFYKINRGGDITYHGPGQIVGYPILDLDNFFTDIHKYLRFLEDVIIKTIADYGLKGERSEGETGVWLDVGTPFARKICAMGVRASRWVTMHGFALNVNTNLGYFDHIIPCGIRGKAVASLNVELGVEKVDEEAVKQKIVYYFKELFEAEFV; translated from the coding sequence ATGAATAAACAAGTTCAAATACAAGATTTAGGTTTAAAAGATTATAAGGATACTTGGGACTACCAAGAGGATTTATTTCAAAATATCCTGAATCTAAAGTCGCAAAACCGTAAAAATGAACATGCTATACAACCTACACCGAATTACCTTTTATTTGTGGAACATCCGCATGTATATACCTTAGGAAAAAGTGGAGATTTAGCGCATTTGTTGTTAAATGAAGAACAATTGGCACAGAAAAATGCCACTTTTTATAAAATAAACAGGGGAGGAGATATCACATATCACGGTCCTGGGCAAATTGTGGGGTATCCTATTTTAGATTTAGATAATTTTTTTACCGATATTCACAAATATTTACGTTTTTTGGAAGATGTAATCATTAAAACCATTGCCGATTACGGGTTGAAAGGCGAACGCAGTGAAGGAGAAACAGGAGTGTGGTTAGATGTTGGTACTCCTTTTGCCCGCAAAATTTGTGCAATGGGTGTGCGTGCTTCGCGTTGGGTAACTATGCATGGTTTTGCTTTAAATGTAAATACCAATTTGGGATATTTTGATCATATCATACCGTGTGGCATCCGTGGAAAAGCAGTAGCTTCTTTAAACGTAGAATTGGGAGTGGAAAAAGTAGATGAAGAAGCCGTAAAACAAAAAATTGTGTATTATTTTAAAGAACTTTTTGAAGCCGAGTTTGTATAA
- the lysS gene encoding lysine--tRNA ligase — translation MQLSEQEIIRREKLSKLRALGINPYPANLFPVNHTSKQIKDTFEEGKKVVTAGRLMSVRDQGKASFAEIQDQEGRIQLYLNRDVICTGEDKTLYNTVFKKLTDLGDFIGIEGELFTTQVGAKCIRVEKFSILSKTLRPLPLPKTDDEGNVFDAFTDPELRYRMRYVDLIVNPQNKEIFIKRTKLYNAMRSFFNDRGYLEVDTPVLQSIPGGAAARPFVTHHNALDIPLYMRIANELYLKRLIVGGFEGVYEFSKNFRNEGMDRTHNPEFTAMEIYVAYKDYNWMMDFTEQLLEHCAIAVNGTSKATFGAHEIDFKAPYKRVTMRQAIIDFTGFDIDGKTEDEIREAAKNMGIAVDDTMGKGKLIDEIFGEKCEGNYIQPTFITDYPKEMSPLTKEHRENPELTERFELMVCGKEIANSYSELNDPIDQRERFEEQLKLSEKGDDEAGQFIDEDFLRALEFGMPPTGGLGIGMDRLIMFLTNNPSIQEVLFFPQMRPEKAAPAYELTDEEKIILAILEKNENKLALSSLKEQAALSGKKWDKAMKALASYGLTKVVTENEEKFVTAHL, via the coding sequence ATGCAACTTTCAGAACAAGAAATCATCAGAAGAGAAAAATTGAGCAAGTTACGAGCACTTGGCATCAATCCTTATCCCGCTAATTTGTTTCCGGTAAATCATACATCGAAACAGATAAAGGACACTTTTGAAGAAGGCAAGAAGGTTGTAACTGCCGGCAGATTAATGAGTGTACGCGATCAAGGTAAAGCCAGTTTTGCAGAAATTCAAGATCAAGAAGGCAGAATACAGTTGTATTTAAACCGTGATGTGATTTGTACCGGCGAAGACAAAACATTATACAACACCGTTTTTAAAAAATTGACCGATTTAGGTGATTTTATTGGGATTGAAGGCGAATTATTTACCACACAAGTAGGTGCAAAATGTATTCGCGTTGAAAAATTTTCAATTCTTTCTAAAACCTTGCGCCCGTTGCCATTGCCAAAAACCGATGACGAAGGTAATGTGTTTGATGCCTTTACTGATCCAGAGTTGCGTTACCGCATGCGTTATGTAGATTTAATTGTAAACCCACAAAATAAAGAGATTTTTATAAAACGCACCAAATTATACAATGCTATGCGCTCGTTTTTCAACGATCGTGGCTATTTAGAAGTTGACACCCCGGTTTTACAGTCGATTCCTGGTGGTGCAGCGGCGCGTCCGTTTGTAACACATCACAATGCTTTAGACATTCCTTTGTACATGCGTATTGCCAACGAATTGTATTTAAAACGTTTAATTGTTGGTGGATTTGAAGGCGTTTACGAGTTTTCTAAAAATTTCCGAAACGAAGGAATGGACAGAACCCATAATCCGGAATTTACAGCAATGGAAATCTACGTTGCCTATAAAGATTACAACTGGATGATGGATTTTACCGAGCAATTATTGGAACATTGTGCCATTGCTGTGAACGGAACCAGCAAAGCGACTTTCGGAGCACACGAAATAGATTTTAAAGCACCGTACAAACGCGTAACTATGCGCCAAGCGATTATTGATTTTACTGGTTTTGATATTGATGGAAAAACCGAAGACGAAATTCGCGAAGCTGCTAAAAACATGGGAATTGCAGTTGATGATACAATGGGTAAAGGAAAATTGATTGATGAAATTTTTGGTGAGAAATGTGAAGGAAATTATATTCAACCTACATTTATTACCGATTATCCAAAGGAAATGTCGCCTTTAACAAAAGAACATCGTGAAAATCCAGAGTTAACAGAGCGTTTTGAATTGATGGTTTGCGGTAAAGAAATCGCCAATTCGTATTCCGAATTGAACGATCCAATTGATCAGCGTGAGCGTTTTGAAGAGCAATTGAAATTGTCTGAAAAAGGCGACGACGAAGCCGGACAATTCATCGACGAAGATTTCTTGCGTGCTTTAGAATTCGGAATGCCACCAACGGGTGGTTTGGGCATAGGCATGGATCGATTGATTATGTTTTTAACTAATAATCCTTCGATACAAGAAGTGTTGTTTTTCCCACAAATGCGCCCAGAAAAAGCAGCACCGGCTTATGAATTAACCGATGAAGAAAAAATTATTCTTGCTATTTTAGAGAAAAACGAAAATAAATTGGCACTAAGCTCTTTAAAAGAACAAGCTGCTTTGAGCGGCAAAAAATGGGATAAAGCTATGAAAGCTTTAGCTTCTTACGGTTTAACCAAAGTTGTTACAGAAAACGAAGAAAAGTTTGTAACTGCGCATTTATAG
- the tyrS gene encoding tyrosine--tRNA ligase, with the protein MKNLVEELRWRGLVHDMMPGTEEQLTKESTTAYIGFDPTSDSLHIGSLVPIILLKHLRDFGHKPIALVGGATGMIGDPSGKSDERNLLDEATLTKNVNGIKALLSRFLDFDAKDENAPVLVNNYDWMKDFSFIAFARDVGKRITVNYMMAKDSVKKRFESDGAGMSFTEFTYQLIQGYDFYHLNKEYNCLLQMGGSDQWGNITTGTELVRRMNVDNEERSKAYAMTCPLITKADGSKFGKSEGGNVWLTADKTSVYKFYQFWLNTSDEDAEKYIKIFTFLSKEEIEKIVAEHNETPHLRPLQKRLAKEVTVFVHSEEAFENAVKASNILFGNASANDLKALDAPTFLEVFDGVPQAELSMEDLKAGIDIVEVLNAKSGFMKSNGEARRALAENAISVNREKVQEGFNLSTNDLINNQFILLQKGKKNYFVLNVK; encoded by the coding sequence ATGAAAAATTTAGTAGAAGAACTACGTTGGCGAGGACTGGTTCACGACATGATGCCTGGAACAGAAGAACAATTAACAAAAGAATCTACTACCGCATATATAGGTTTCGACCCAACATCAGATTCCTTACACATTGGAAGCTTAGTGCCCATTATTTTGCTGAAACATTTACGAGATTTCGGTCATAAACCAATTGCTTTAGTGGGCGGTGCAACCGGAATGATTGGTGATCCATCAGGCAAATCAGATGAAAGAAACTTATTAGATGAGGCTACGCTTACAAAAAATGTAAACGGCATTAAAGCTTTATTATCACGTTTTTTAGATTTTGATGCAAAAGATGAAAATGCCCCGGTTTTGGTGAATAATTATGATTGGATGAAAGACTTTTCGTTCATTGCATTTGCACGCGATGTAGGGAAGCGAATTACCGTAAACTATATGATGGCAAAAGATTCGGTAAAAAAACGTTTTGAAAGCGATGGTGCCGGAATGAGTTTTACCGAATTTACCTACCAATTAATCCAAGGATACGATTTTTACCATTTAAACAAAGAATACAACTGTTTGTTGCAAATGGGCGGAAGCGATCAGTGGGGAAATATAACCACCGGAACCGAATTGGTGCGCCGCATGAATGTTGACAATGAAGAGCGTTCTAAGGCGTATGCAATGACTTGCCCTTTAATTACAAAAGCAGACGGTTCTAAATTTGGAAAAAGCGAAGGCGGAAATGTATGGTTGACAGCAGATAAAACTTCTGTTTATAAATTCTATCAATTTTGGTTGAATACATCGGATGAAGATGCGGAAAAATACATTAAGATTTTTACATTTTTATCGAAAGAAGAAATCGAAAAAATAGTTGCAGAACATAACGAAACACCTCATTTACGTCCATTGCAAAAACGTTTGGCGAAAGAAGTAACCGTTTTTGTGCACTCTGAAGAAGCATTTGAAAACGCTGTGAAAGCATCAAATATTTTGTTTGGAAACGCATCGGCTAACGATTTAAAAGCCTTAGATGCCCCAACTTTTTTAGAAGTTTTCGATGGTGTTCCACAAGCAGAGCTATCAATGGAAGATTTAAAAGCAGGGATTGATATCGTTGAAGTTTTAAACGCAAAATCGGGCTTTATGAAGTCAAACGGAGAAGCAAGACGCGCTTTAGCAGAAAACGCAATCTCGGTGAACCGTGAAAAAGTGCAAGAAGGTTTTAATTTATCAACAAACGATTTAATCAACAATCAGTTTATTTTGTTGCAAAAAGGAAAGAAAAATTACTTTGTTTTGAATGTGAAATAA
- a CDS encoding DUF4296 domain-containing protein, with protein MKNLISIFLLILLVSCSNTEQAVIPQDKMVDVIYDLTVSSSARNTANRRDTLQYVVSYEQILKKHGIDSLQFVKAQKAYQQNPELYTAIYDSVIHRLQKQLEEVRKTKPAEEEQIAPVVNFKEIPFSRRKNQ; from the coding sequence ATGAAAAATCTAATTTCAATATTTTTATTAATCCTTTTGGTTAGCTGTTCAAACACCGAACAAGCGGTTATTCCACAAGATAAAATGGTCGATGTGATTTATGACCTCACCGTTTCATCAAGTGCCCGAAACACAGCAAACCGAAGAGATACTTTGCAATATGTGGTATCGTATGAACAAATATTAAAAAAACACGGCATTGATAGTTTGCAATTTGTAAAGGCACAAAAAGCCTATCAACAAAACCCCGAACTTTACACGGCAATTTACGATTCGGTGATTCATCGGCTTCAAAAACAATTAGAAGAAGTGCGAAAAACAAAGCCTGCAGAAGAAGAACAAATAGCGCCGGTGGTGAATTTCAAAGAAATTCCATTTTCAAGAAGAAAAAATCAATAA